CGGGCTTTGAttctgaggaggagggagggagggcatcaATCAACAACTATTTCCCCAAATAGACGTATCTCTTCCCACAAGGCCTcgagagggaaagggaaggtACCAAACGATGACCACATCCCTCGATATCGACTCCGTTCCTCTTCTCACCCCGGACAGCATGTGTTTCctactcaccagctcctcactgagcgtccaggccagcctctCATCATCCTCCAGCTGCCTCTGCTCCtgactcctgctctcctccgccCGGcggccctcctcctctgccaggaGGCGCTGGATGTACTCCTCACTCGCCctcctctccgcctcctccagaGCCCGCTTCTCCTCcgccagctggaggagggggggcaggaggggaggagggtgggcaggaggggaggtggaggggaggttgaggagaggtggaggagaggtggagcagaggtggaggggaggagagggaaaagaggaggagatacATGGTTTACTGACACTGATTTGGTTTCATAGTCTAAACACGTGGTGCAGCTAAACGTATCTGCAGAGAGCTCTCACCTTGCTGATCTGATCCTCGTactcctgcctcacctctccTGGCAGACACACCTGCGGCCTGAAGAACGATACtgcagacgcgcacacacacacgcacacacacacacacacaggtcagcacagTTCATCAtccaatgacacacacagacttgaggCCAGTTCACACTATCAACCTTCTGCTGTTGGCTGTTGGGTTTGGAATGTCTTGAAAGATAACTGTCATTTTCACACTGCCCCAACGAACGCTGACAGGCACAGTCATACTGTtaagaggggccagttacattaaacattattgttgtcatgaTTTTCTTCACTGCATTAAAGGGATTAACAGGCAAAAGAGCATGTTTAAAAAGATCCAGACTCTACATTTAGGGGGCCCACAAGGGGGTCCAAGCTTGCTGTCACAGGGgcactgcacccctcccccaaaACCGCCCCTGACACCAACCCCCACAGACGACAGCAGCGCTAAACACTGATGTTCCTTGATGATAACTGTGACAGAAGTCACACTCACTTTCCTCCTCGTCCACCTCCAGGCCTCGCAGTCGGCGCTGGCACTGCGCGGGGAAGGCAGCCTGCACCCGGAGCCACAGCTCGCTGTTCACCAGCGTCTTGTTGCGGCCGTTGTGCCGCGCCCAGGTCGACACTCGCTTGCGGCACAGCGGGCAGCACATGTTCGCCTTATCCACGGTTTCCAGAAAGCAGGGCTTGCAGAACGTGTGGCCGCACGGTAATGTGACCGGTTCGAGGAAGATCTCCAGACAGACGGGACAGAGGCAGTCCGCTCGGGACAAGCTCCCGGTAGACCCTCCGTGAGAAGCAGACACCTCCATCTCGGATACCGGCGGCATGGCTTCGCCTTCTCCAGTTCTGACAGCTTTCACGTCCAGCGTTTCAGTCGCTTTTCGCTTGAAGAACCTACCCTCAAGGCACATAAACAAGATGGCAAATTACTAAAAGGTAAACACTGAGTATACTTGCTAAGTTTTAAGCCCTGGTTGAAGTAGCTAAAACCTCTAACTAGCTGCTGCCAGAACTATGGGTTAATAATTCCCTCCATAAGAATAATATCTATCTCTCTACCAACAACACCAACATGATAGTGCTCGATAGTTTAGCAAGTTCAGGGCAGTTTTCTCATTTTAgctcatgctagctagctagtctattCTCCATACAGGCGAATACTCAGACAACAGAAATAATACTAAACTGATAGTTCATCAGTTGCATTTTATCATAGTAATTAGCTAGTTAAGTTGGGCTAACGAGCTACTTCGTTCGCTGGAGCTTGTGTATCTACTTAGTTAGCACAAGCCTTTAAAAAAACGTTGTCTAGCTTAtggtcagctagctagctctagctagacCTATCACAGTAGTGGtatagctagactagctaggtATTCATCGCCCACGTTTTGTCTGAAATTACGCCTAAAACGACGGTGGGCCCAGATATACAATTACTTAGTTGTTCTTACACATACTAGAAACTCCAGACAGCACGATTCCATTAAATCCTGTCGGTGCATCCACCAAGCTAGTCTAGCTTCTTTTCAAAGAGCAGGTCTTGCGAAACCAATTGCTGCTAGCGCGCCAGAAAGTTGCTCTGGTAGCGCGGTTACCTCAGCCAGTAAGCTTTCCGGGTAGACGCTACGAAAGTTTGGGATTAATGAAAATTAATAATGTGGCAGTCtcaatgttttttgttgttgtcatggTTCGCATACAAACTAAAATATTCGTTGGATTAATCTAATTACATTTGGAAAGTGTGGACTAATATAGTTTATATTGTGTGAAATACAATTGGCCTAATTCACAGACAGTGCGTACGCACAAATCCGTGTTTGTTTTACGAACAAACCCCGAGATTCACCGGTATTTCCTTACTAGCGGTTTACCTGAATACGTACGCAGAATTAAGGCGCCTTCATCATCAATTTTCACGAGTGGGGTATTTCATCATGAATGTGGTATTTATTGAGGTAAACTATTTTGTTACAGGTCAAAACGTGAAAATCTTTTAAACTACGCTTTATGTTTATGCATCTGACCAAAAACTATTTGACTGCAAGATGACAGAACGGAATGTGCGGGAAAAAACATCCAGGTTTCATGACAGGTTTTATTTTGTACAATATTTTCATCTGGACGCCCATTCCTCCAACACTATATAGTTGCAAATACATTTACACATTGTAACAAGAAGGTTTCATCTGGACGCCCATTCCTGCAACACTATAGTTgcaaatacatacacatacacattgtaACAAGAAGGTGGCGCTCCGGTACAATGTTGTTAGTCTTTAAAATATATGTGACGTTATGTCCTTTGAAATAACAAATCCACTCGTGGAGGTATTAAAATATCCTCAGTATTTCAACCTTGATCTCTGAAACAGTCGGATTTGTAGTGTATTCAtagataataataaataaaacatctGTACGAAACTATTTAATAAACTAAAAGCTACAGCTTAAAAACTGAGCTTTAACCAAACGCAGACTGGTTCACAGCCTCTGGGAAAGGAAACAATGCTTTAACATCTAGATTCAAAGCAACGGGCAGGGGGGCATCTGaacttgatctgcagtcaaatgttctaaccactgagctgtacccatcccaGTAAAATGCCTCAGTCTAAATCACTGAGAAAATATCCAATAAATAATCCTGAAGGTTAATGTCAGTAACACCTCTCAAAGAACATTACTGTGCAAGTCTTAGACAACCAAGATTCTTTCCATGAATATTGTCttaaatatacatttttgttttctaTATTTGTGCAGCAGTATACAGTACAATGTTGAGAACATTTTGGGTTAGTCTTTTAATTGAATTATTTCTCAAAGCATTTTTGTTTCGAAGTTGTTCTTCACCCCTAAGACTTTGGCACAGTACTGTATTTCTGTGAAGACTGACACTCGAGGCATAAATGTAACTTTTTAAAAAGGGCTCTTATGACACTCCCATATGACCCCAGGCTCTGACCCCTGGGAGGTCGAAGGTCAGACGTGGGGTCTCTCCAGGTCTTCTGGGATGGGGCCCAGGACGGGCGGGGAGGGGCCGCTGCCTGGAGGCGGAGACCCAGACATGATGAAGCGGCGCCGGAGCTCAGAGCTCAGCTTAGACTTCCCCTTCTCGTCCAGAAACACCAACTGGTTCAGAGACTGGACAACacaacaggaaggggagggaaacATGGAGAGATGAGTCAGGGGCAGTTATAGGggtcagctgggggggggggggcagtgcccCTGTGGAAACAAGCTTGgacccccctgtggcccccgtAACTGTAGAGTCTGAATCATTCTCAGCGCCCCACAGCCTGCTGCTAAATGAACAAAGGTGTAAATAGTGAACGTGTGTCCAGTGTGCTGGTCTGACCTGGTTCTCTGCCAGGGCCTCCTTGGCCATGTAGTGCTCCCTCTTGATCTTCACCTCCACATCCTCAGGGATATCTGGCACCATGATGTCGATCACATGACCGATGAGGAACACGATGTGCtgaagcagggtggagggagggagggggaggggagaggatggaggagagagggggaaggaagggggagagaagggaggggaaggaggagagggggaagggaagggaaggaggagagaggggagggagagaggggaggggaaggaggagagagggggagggagagaggggagaggacggaAGGATAGGCCACGTGAAGATCAACAGCGACCGTGTCAGGGAACTGTTCAAACTGTGACACTGTGGTGAGTAACAGTCtgaaatctctctctcacacgcacacagtctccTAACCCATTGTGatttaaaaacaacacacacaatcatggtGACTCCCAGCTCTATGAAACTTACCTCAAATATAATAACAAAGCCCAGCCGTATGGCCAGAAGATGGAAGTACTCCGGGAGGAAACCACCATCTTTGTCTCGATATCCCCGGTACCTATGATAATGTACGATGTGTTCATTAAGCACACACTTTTCTCCAAGGTGACCTACAGTACAGTCCCCCCAGGTACCTGCACTGCATGTCGTCGCTGGTCAGGTTTCCGGGGTAGGTTGCCAGGGTGAAGTTGACGAAGCCATGCAGGCTTCCATGGTTGTTATAACGATAGTAGAGTCGGGGCAGGAAGTCAGAGGTGAAGGCTATCAGGaaggcctggagggggggggagagagagagaaggggaaagtgtgtgtgctggattaCACTGCAAATGATAcctttctctgtcacacacacacacacacacacacgtccaggtGAGTGTTCTTACATTAGTAATGACAGCCAGGTGTGTGATGACCTGCAGGATGTTTAGCCACACCCCGATGTCCTGCGCTCGCTCCGCCACGGGCCTCCGGTACTCGCACACAAACTTCTGGGCGTCCAGACGCACCTCCACCCAGTTGTTGATGAGGGCgaagagaggggcgagaggaCACGCTGCCACGAAGATGGTGATGAAGCCAAACTGGATCACTGCAGAGACGTGAGCACAAACAGGAAACTACAAGTTCACAAAAGTCACCAAACTTCTCCATCACTcacgtttttattttattttctcttttttaaACCTGAGTCGctgtcacctccctccctctctccctcccgccctgcctccctctcctcccccagtgtCTCACCCATCTCCAGGTACTCGTCGAGAAGCCCCTCACACAGCAGCAGCTGGCTGTCAGACTCCCAGGGGGGGagaccctggtcctcccccgcctcccccccctcccccctgcctgacGGCTGGGATCCCAGACTCCTCTTCTGCCACCATGCTTTCAGCTTCCTGCCGGGAGGTCAGGGGAGACAGGGTAAACCGGAGACCTGGTTAGCTTGTTTCCTAAAGGCCTCTTTCCTGTGAGAAGGATACTCACGGGCTGATGAACTCCTGGATGTTGTTGATGACCTGCTTGCCCACCATGATGACCAGCAGCTCCTGAGCCAGCTCTATGAGACAGCCGCCAGACCcgcactggaaacacacacacacgcagacacacgtacacacacatacacactctgagTGCCTGAGCAAACACTAACCACACAGGCTGAACTAGCATGGTAGTTTGGAGAAGTATGTTATCACTCACATAAGATGTTGTGTgtacagccctttttacaagcaaggtcacagagggcttcacatacgcccacagaactgcccctcaaccaacctcaaccctcaaggaagacaaggaaaaactcccaggagAACTCCCAGGATCTTCCAGGAGGTTAGAAAAAACTAGAAGAAACTCACGTTCTCATTGCGTATTCCAAAGAGAGTGAAGTAATTCCCCGGGTAGCCAACAAACCTGTCAGACAGAATCTACATTTACTCGTTCAGCCGATGCTTCTATCCCAAGAGATGAATGAAGGTGCGTGTGGTTCGAGAAGCAGATCAGCACGATTAAACAACGATGTTCAAAAGTATTTAGTTTATACGCTCCACTGCTCATAAGAGGATGTTTGAATCATAGACTGATTATACAGTAGAGTTTCACACCTCACACCTGTTGACATACTGACCTGCCCTTGAAAAACGCAATGTAGACAGGAGAGGAGTAAAAGTTGACAAACTGGAAGACGAAGACCTTGAGAATGAACATGTCCTCGTATTTGGACTGTGTGCGGTGCATCTCTGGTGGAGGAATTCACAACGAGAAAACAGGATGAGTTGGAcagtgggagggagacaggagagggagggtgggagataaggagatagggaggggggagggagatagggagggagcagggagtgagataaaaaagggagagagaaactcaCCCCAGCGCGTCAGGATCTGGGCCAGGGACTTGTACACATGTGACAGCAACAGGATGACAAGAAGGTTCAACACAGACCCTGTGAGACTGGCTATTCTCCCAGCCTatcagaggaagggaggggagagggaggcgaaGGGGATCAGCCAATCAGGATTATTGATACTGGTGTACATTGATGTTTTCTGACTTGTGCAGAACGAGACTCACTGAGAAAATGAAGAAGGTGCTCTGGGACTTGTGGATGAAGATGCTCACAATCGTCCGGTACAGGATGATGGCGAAGAGGAACATCAGAACCACAAACACCTGGCAGAAAGGTTAAAGGTCAAAACAGATGACTTCCTGTTTAACATCAAAGCCAGTATCAGTGTCaaaagagagcgacagagagagaaagagggagagagagagaaagagggagagagagagaaagggagacagaaaaggagagagagggagagatggttggtCATGTCTCTCACCATCATGATGATGACCATGCAGCTGGTCAGGGTGCGGCTGAACCTCCGTGTCTCTGGGAAATACGGCTCCTCTGCCCCCGTTACCGGGTTCCTCGTCGTCATGGGAGCCATCGCCGCAAACTCCGGTCTCGGGCGCTCCTACTGGCAGGAATGACAAACACATGTTAGCAATTTCCTGAAATGTTATTTGTTAATCCTGggaaaagtacatttacattcagtcatttagcagacgctcttatccagagtgacttacagtaagtacagggatattctcctgaggcaagtagggtgaagtgccttgcccaaggacacaatgtcattttgcacgccgggaatcaaaccggcaaccttctgattaatagcccgatttcctTCCCTAACCCCCAAGAGTATGGCATTGTTTTAAAGATAGgtgaggtgggaccaccagtcACATAGACCACCAGTCACATAGACCACCAGTCAGATAGACCACCAGTCCCATAGACCACCAGTCACATGGACCCCATAGACCACCAGTCACATAGACCACCAGTCACATAGACCACCAGTCCCATAGTCCCCATAGACCACCAGTCACATAGACCACCAGTCACATAGACCACCAGTCACATAGACCACCAGTCCCATAGTCCCCATAGACCACCAGTCACATAGACCACCAGTCACATAGACCACCAGTCCCATAGTCCCCATAGACCACCAGTCACATAGACCACCAGTCACATAGACCACCAGTCACATAGACCACCAGTCCCATAGTCCCCATAGACCACCAGTCACATAGACCACCAGTCACATAGACCACCAGTCACATAGACCACCAGCGTAGACGTGCCTCAGTGTCCTCAAACTCGGAGCAGTCCCAGCGGTGTGCCAGAACGGCGCTGGAGCGTTTCCAGTGCTCCAGAAAGGTGACGGCCCAGAGGGACATGAACACGCTGAAGAACACCGTCCCTCCGTTGTCGAACAGCAGGCCTGCCTGGGTGGGTGAGAGAGGCGGCCATGTTGGGAAGGTCAGACCTCGACCGGAGCACGTGGAAACAAGTATTATAAAATAATCCCAAAGTCATGTTTgtatgggagagggggagatttgaacctaCGGCATCTTGGTGTGCCACTGAGCTATATCCACCTCCTAAAGGGAGAACACACTGACCTTGAAGGTGAAGCAGATGGTGGAGAGGTTCCAGGGAGAGCAGATGTTGCACAGAGGACACATGAGGTACCTGTCCTCGCTCTCACAGATCTCCTtcctgcagggaggaggaggatcagtaggctgtgtgacacacacacacactcacacagatataaacacacacacagataaacacacacacacacacacacaccctctctctctcacacacacacagatataaacACAGGGGCCTCTACTTACGCTGGCACGTCGGTGACGGTGAGCCAGATCCCGAACAGGAAGACTAGAGAGCCCACTACCGCTGCAGGGAGCAGCCAGCCTGTGTAGaaccctggaggagggagggggagaaggggggaggagtagacagagagggggggtgggacaaagagagagagggagagacagagagagggggaggaaggagagaaagagagagggaagggagggaaagagaaagacacagaaagagaggagtgagaaagagaaacagagaaagggagagagagagagggagagagagagagggagagagagagggaaggagagagagagagaaggagagagagagagaaggagagagagagagagagagagagagagagagagagagagagaaggagagagagagagagagagagagaaggagagagagagagagagagagaaggagagagagagagagagagagagagaaggagagagagagagagagagagagagaaggagagagagagagagagagagagagagagagagagagagagagagagagagagagagagagagagagagagagagagagagagagagagggagggagattgagagaaagggagagatagagagggaaggagagagggaggagagagagaaagagagagggagagaaagagagagggggaaggagagagggaggagggagagagagagagggatagagtgtTTTTAACCTTAAATCTGAAGTGGAGAGTCCAAAGCCCTAAGGAGCTGAGACGTGTTCCCCCTGGTCCCTGCGTACCCAGCCAGGCGAAGTACAGAGCCACCTTCTCCCCATAGTACTCCCTGATGTGGTCCAGCGGCTGGTACTTCCTCCAGCAGGCCCACCTGGCCCAGTACTGGTGCAGCACCTGCCGCAGGCTGAGGGCCTCCGGGTCCACTGGGGCCTGCGGCCGCTCGTAGGGGCCCTACGGAGGCAAACAGCCGGCTGtgaggtgggtggagggtggagggtgggtgggggttgtgAAAAGAAGGCTGGTGGCTTTACAAAAGTGTGTGTAACCGTTTTGGTTGATAGGTACATGTGTGATTTATACTTTTGGATGACACATTTTTACAGACAAGATAacaagaagtgtgtgtgggggagagacaatGACATTGTGCagggtaaggtgtgtgtgtgtgtgtgactgacctcATGCagggtaaagtgtgtgtgtgtgtgtgtgtgaaggtgtgtgtgtgtgtgtgactgacctcATGCAGGGGGTACGCAGCAGAGAAGACCTTCTCACTGAGCAGTCTGGCGATCCCCACCTCGCCCCTCTTCACCACCCCGTACGGCGTCCTCGCTAGGATCTCATACAGCTGGGAGGTGAGAGAAAGGTCAGAGAAATGTCACGCAGCCACACCAGGCACTACGTAGTCAACAGGCTGGACCAAACACGTTATGGGGGAATCGAACAGGGAGTCATTCTGTCGAAGCTGTAATGGTGGAGGATAACCATGACTCAAACTAGCTTTGGAGGCAATGACATCACTTTGATCCTTGACACCGCGATTTCGGCCGGCGGTTAATCTTTTGGTATGTGAAGCCCTTTAGAGTCTACCATAGGGTGACCATGGGGACGTGTAGGTGTTAGAGAGCTCTACTACTAAACCCACCACTTGATGTCTCTGGGTTGTCTTGAAGAAAGTGGTCTTGTCCTCGTGACCAAGGAACCTGAGGTTGGAGAACAGGGAAAGCTTGCTTGTGAGGAAAACATCTCCTGTTGTTTGAGAACCAGACACCTGCTGTTTGGTTAGATGCCACTCGCCTTTACCAACTCCtcctggacaaacacacacttgagtGAAGAGAGAATCCAGCACATATTTGCGTTGCATCATCAAACAGGCGTGTCAGCCTGTCTTGActtgagtcacacacacacaaagaaaaaaactgcCTATAGAGTCCTGGGTGGGGATTGTGTGCAGACTACATACAATAAACCTAGAGTGAGAGATTTTAATTGAATTGCCGTGGTCAACCTTTTTTGGTTACAGAGATGCAGAAACCTGAAGCTTGTCTTGTGGATTCCTGTACCTCTCCAGCTTGTTGGTGCGAAACGGACATGTGTAGTAGTCAGGAGGGACGTTGGGAACCTTCTGCGCCATTAGGTTGGGGACAGACAGCTTCTCCAACACGCCCTCAGACCAGTCCTGGTTTGGTGCTGTGACCACCTGGCAACGGCACCAAAATAACCGTTTGCATGATATCAGTGTTTTATTTCAGTCAGGTGACCGGCGTGACTTGGTCATAAAACAAGCTCATTTGCATCtcgtctcctccttctctcatcctcctccttctcctcctcttcctccccctcttctctctcttgctgcttctcctcctcctcctcttttacctcttccatctcatcctcctccacctccctcctcttacctctcctcctccctctcatcctctcatcctcttacctctcctccctccctcctcttacctttcctcctccacctccctctcacctctcctcctccacctccctccttccctccctactctcctcctcctcctccacctccctccctcctctcctcctccacctccctctcacctctcctcctccacctccctccctcctctccctgcagtgAGAGGAAGCTGACCTGTAGAGGAACTCTTAGACTAATCTCCTCGGCGTAGTAACACAGCACACTCCAGGGGGCGCTCAAGAGCACGTAGGAGATCTTCTTTTTCGGCTGAAAAACCTCTTTCTAAACAGACAGAAAAAACAAGGTATGTCCAAGTTATTACTACTAATTTCCTACTTATCCCATGATTTAATCATAAATTATAACAATAACAACATCAGTAAGAACCCAGTAGATATTTGTAgatcattttacattacatttagtcatttagcagacactcttatccagagcgacttacagtaagtacagggacattcccccgaggcaagtagggtgaagtgctttgcccaaggacacaacgtcagttggcatgaccaggaatcgaactggcaaccttcggattactagcccgattccctcactgctcagccacctgactcccctatttTAAAAAGACTCAGGGATGAACAAGTACTGGATTAGAAGTTGTTTGTTGACCAAGCGGAAACATCACCTGGAAGATATGCTCCCAGAAGGCTTTGTACAGCATGACTCTGAACTTGGTTAAATATTGACACTGTGTTTCTCCAGCCACCTAGCCTTTAAAgcccaggtggctgagcggttagagaatcgggctattaaccagaaggtcgctggttcgattcctggccgtgccacatgacgttgtgtccttgggcaaggcacttcaccctacttgcctcgggggaatgtccgtgtaagtcgctctggataagagcgtctgccaaatgactaaatgtaaacagtaAATGTAAAGCGTTTCGTTTCATAGCTCCTGACTGGAAGCATCTAGTGTTGTGGCCACTCACCTACAGAGGGGCTGGCTGTGTGGCCAGCCTACCCTGAACCAGGTGGGTATGTATGGCCGAGCCTACTATGTaccagggaggtgtgtgtggagaagacCGGGAGAAGCGAGCTGTGTGTCCTGGTCAACTCTGGACCAGCTCACCGTCTCTTGAAGGATCCCTGTCGCCTGCAGCTCCGACAGGAAGTcctctctccacttcctgtgtgagTTATGGGAGGGGGAGCTAGgcttctcttcctccagctcTTCCTTCTGTTCGGACAAGTTCTCCTCCCAAACCAGGACGAAGTCTGTCGACACAGAGACCACAGATCTCAAAAAGGAAAACTCCCCCTACTTATATACCTACACTAGAGCTGTTTGTTAAAATGAATCCATATTTGCACAGCCTGTGTGCTAATAATACAAGATGCAGAAGCTTCTCTCAGGCTAACTGTATGCAGTCTCTATCTGAGTGCGATCGCACAAGACAGGTCGCTCTTTTCATCAGCTTTTTTAAATTTAAAAGACAAGTATTTAATTGGACAGTCTTTCAAAGACCGAAGATAAACCAGCCAGTAGAAGAGGACCGTGGAGATGTTACCCCCGTAATTCATGATGGATTAAGGGCAAATCTATGCAGCTGTCAACCTTACCATGACATTTTTGGGGAAAAGTGGAAAATGGAAAGAGTTTTATGCATGATAACAAAACCACTTTTAACTGTTTAACTgctctgatttttttttaaggaagATGTCGATTGTTTGTCAATCAAATATGAGGAGTGTATCCACACAAATGTTCCACATGCTGATAGATGATAAACCATGGAAAGGATTAACTGTATTCTAAATGTTCTATTCGCCGGTGTCACAACAGGGCCTGAAGGTCCTAAAGTTGACGAGGCGTCTCTGATGCTCTTGGACATGCTCGGGGccatttctgtctttttctttaaACGTTTCGAAGTCTAAACAATAACTTTGATACTCACCGACGCGAGTCACTCCGTCGCTGAACACGTTTCTGTCCAGGAAGTCATGCGGCGACATctaggaacacagagagagatcaagacATGTGACCTCACCCACGGCGCCGTCCGCTCCACACCTCCTCAGTTCCACACCTCCTcagctcccccttcctcccccttcctcccccagcctcaacaACAAGCTGGCACTCAGATGTTTGGTGTTTTATTTTACTTCACTCTTCTCTCAGTTAATCAACTTCCTGTCTTTGTGTTCAGAGTCGCTGATTAGAGCAGCCAGATCACAACAGGAGGCTCACGCCTGAGTGGGTGTTGACACGGCCCACGTCACTCCAACACCCCTGTACACCCAggacccctcacctctgcctcCATGCTACCACCCAggacccctcacctctgcctcCATGCTACCACCCAggacccctcacctctgcctcCATACTGCCACCCAggacccctcacctctgcctcCATGCTACCACCCAggacccctcacctctgcctcCATGCTACCACCCAggacccctcacctctgcctccatgctgccgtAGCTGGGCTCTGCTTGCTCCGTCATGGGGATGAGGTTGCTGctgtcatccccctcctccgctctcctcttcATGGTCCCCGGACGTTCTCAGTTCCTCAGGGATCTGCGGCACAGAAAGTTCTCTGTTGTCATCCTGATGTCAGTGCTACCTTGGGTTCAGGTTTCAGGTTTATTGGCCTGTTTGAACAGGTGTGGTAAAGGTACATTTGAATTCTTTGGTCCTGCTCCTCTTGATAGTTTTGTCTAGTGGCCTATCTAAACCTAGAATACATCATCCAAACCTGTAATAAATAAATCCTAATCCTatttgagctacaattcttatCAACAATATATACATTGTAAATATGTAAACATACAGATCTGAACCCTTCACCAACACCGGCTTCCACTGGAAAAACGTCCTCACGAAAAGCACGACTGATGAGAAACATGCCCTGATGATTAGTGTGTTAACCTATTAGTTGATATTAAGTTAATCAACGTTATCTGCTAGTTAGTGGGCTCCTGCCTGCTTGGGGT
The genomic region above belongs to Osmerus eperlanus chromosome 11, fOsmEpe2.1, whole genome shotgun sequence and contains:
- the ano7 gene encoding anoctamin-7 isoform X3, translating into MAQKVPNVPPDYYTCPFRTNKLERFLGHEDKTTFFKTTQRHQVLYEILARTPYGVVKRGEVGIARLLSEKVFSAAYPLHEGPYERPQAPVDPEALSLRQVLHQYWARWACWRKYQPLDHIREYYGEKVALYFAWLGFYTGWLLPAAVVGSLVFLFGIWLTVTDVPAKEICESEDRYLMCPLCNICSPWNLSTICFTFKAGLLFDNGGTVFFSVFMSLWAVTFLEHWKRSSAVLAHRWDCSEFEDTEERPRPEFAAMAPMTTRNPVTGAEEPYFPETRRFSRTLTSCMVIIMMVFVVLMFLFAIILYRTIVSIFIHKSQSTFFIFSAGRIASLTGSVLNLLVILLLSHVYKSLAQILTRWEMHRTQSKYEDMFILKVFVFQFVNFYSSPVYIAFFKGRFVGYPGNYFTLFGIRNENCGSGGCLIELAQELLVIMVGKQVINNIQEFISPKLKAWWQKRSLGSQPSGRGEGGEAGEDQGLPPWESDSQLLLCEGLLDEYLEMVIQFGFITIFVAACPLAPLFALINNWVEVRLDAQKFVCEYRRPVAERAQDIGVWLNILQVITHLAVITNAFLIAFTSDFLPRLYYRYNNHGSLHGFVNFTLATYPGNLTSDDMQCRYRGYRDKDGGFLPEYFHLLAIRLGFVIIFEHIVFLIGHVIDIMVPDIPEDVEVKIKREHYMAKEALAENQSLNQLVFLDEKGKSKLSSELRRRFIMSGSPPPGSGPSPPVLGPIPEDLERPHV